The sequence below is a genomic window from Lelliottia sp. JS-SCA-14.
AACCAACCAGTTGTGGTCCTTCAATTAAAGATATGCGCAATTTATTCATGACTATTTTCCTTTAATCATTTTGTTGTACTCAGCTTTACTGATATCACCGCGAGCAAGGAATTCACGTAATACTTTAGGTGGTACCTCTATACCAGGAACTGGATACCCATGCCATCCACCAGCGTTATCAGGCTGAAACTCATACAATTTCCCATCACTCAATCCATACTTTTGTTTTCCGCCCTGGATTGAATTATTTAAAACATCTTGGGCTTGAGAATCACTTAAATCCATCGGTGTTCCCCATCCACCAGGGGCATGTTTGGGACTTGGTACATAATTACTCTTGTCTGATAATAAGTCAGATAGTCCTTATTTTGCTCAGCAATCGGGGTGGTGGTTGTGTTCCCACCAGTTTCAATTACACCGTCAGTGTTCCCAGTATTGGTTATCGGTGTATAGCTGTTCTCTGTGTTGCCAGTGTGGGTGGATTGCCATCTTGGTCAAACTGCTGATCTCCGCCTGTATTTGTTGGCCCCTGTACAGCAATTTGATCACCGCCACTACGATCGCAAGACCGAGATAAACCGGCGCTATACCCGCAGCGCCAGCTTGCGCCTGAACGGCCACTGGATGGAAGAAGCTGGGTTTACCACCGGCACACCGCTGGATGTACGGGTGATGCCGGGGTGTCTGGTTATTACCACCCGCCCGGCGGAAACGTCATTTATGAAAGACCTGAACAAGATCAACCGATTGCCGGAGAA
It includes:
- a CDS encoding SymE family type I addiction module toxin: MLPVWVDCHLGQTADLRLYLLAPVQQFDHRHYDRKTEINRRYTRSASLRLNGHWMEEAGFTTGTPLDVRVMPGCLVITTRPAETSFMKDLNKINRLPEKEQEQVRRFLMGVAAKVMPESV